The following coding sequences are from one Methanosphaera cuniculi window:
- a CDS encoding P-II family nitrogen regulator — protein sequence MKKVTAIIRNERLDAVKSALEKVNCNGITVIDVKGRGNQLGVEENYRGTTYRIDLLPKIKIVTVIPDEQVDSVVDAIIEAAKTDHVGDGKIFITNVEEVIRIRTGEEGDDAI from the coding sequence ATGAAAAAAGTCACAGCAATAATACGTAACGAAAGACTTGATGCTGTAAAATCAGCACTCGAAAAAGTAAACTGTAATGGAATAACAGTAATTGATGTAAAAGGTAGAGGAAATCAGCTAGGAGTTGAAGAAAACTATCGTGGAACCACATATAGGATAGATCTTTTACCAAAAATAAAAATCGTAACTGTAATACCAGATGAACAAGTAGATTCAGTAGTAGATGCAATAATTGAAGCAGCTAAAACTGATCATGTTGGAGATGGTAAAATCTTTATAACAAATGTTGAAGAAGTTATACGAATCAGAACCGGGGAAGAGGGGGATGACGCAATATAA
- a CDS encoding PepSY domain-containing protein yields the protein MNAKMILAILIVALIGVVAASYHEEVVDGMQMFQHLDDHSDTDSADAEENIVIDEAQQSQGSTQPRITHLITVTQHKLSPAQISTYYNQHTTITNHINNINPNNPNNPNNPNPSNNVTQSNNNTTDNTGQNKSNNNTQNTNDTQVKITVGEARSIASNWAANQGHSDVTIKYVSTDKTANNGTIYTFNFVKDGEITGSIEIDAQTGEVVGGAIKDEAPEVPETPTDPEYPEDPEYPEDVPEDY from the coding sequence TTGAATGCTAAGATGATTTTAGCAATATTAATTGTTGCACTTATCGGAGTTGTTGCAGCATCATACCATGAAGAAGTAGTTGATGGAATGCAAATGTTTCAACATCTAGATGATCATAGTGACACAGACTCCGCTGATGCAGAAGAAAACATAGTAATAGATGAAGCACAACAATCACAAGGATCAACACAACCAAGAATAACACACCTAATTACAGTAACTCAACATAAATTATCACCCGCACAGATATCAACTTATTATAATCAACATACAACAATAACAAATCATATAAACAATATTAATCCTAATAATCCTAATAATCCTAATAACCCTAACCCTAGTAATAATGTAACTCAATCAAATAATAATACAACAGATAATACAGGTCAAAACAAATCAAATAATAATACACAAAATACAAATGATACACAAGTAAAAATTACTGTGGGTGAAGCTCGAAGTATAGCATCAAACTGGGCTGCTAATCAAGGACATAGTGATGTAACTATAAAATATGTATCAACAGATAAAACAGCTAATAATGGAACTATATACACATTTAATTTTGTTAAAGATGGGGAAATAACAGGAAGTATTGAAATAGATGCACAAACTGGAGAAGTTGTAGGTGGAGCAATAAAAGATGAAGCACCAGAAGTTCCAGAAACACCAACTGACCCTGAATATCCAGAAGATCCTGAATATCCAGAAGATGTTCCTGAGGATTACTAA
- a CDS encoding cation:proton antiporter, which produces MDLQLLEMISIVLITAVIVLLIFNKLKLPSMIGLFLTGIILGFFIKSTTAISAISELGVIFLLFIIGLEFSAEKFSAIKHYALIGGLLQVVLTTLIVALIAFAVGVPINQAIFMGFLVCFSSTAIVMKIMQKKGLNHTLKGKVTLGILIFQDLAVIVVLLLTPILGGMTIDLSSLPSLLISVVGLIIVIAVGGIWAVPKALEEAASTKNRDLFMLLILFICLGTTYITTRLGIGPELGAFIAGLLISNTEYSHQTLGYIQPFQDVFMSLFLISIGLMINVEYFLYNIVIILLLAACIILIKFIATFITGRILHLKIPDIVGISILLSQIGEFSFVLATEGMKYGLLTADMFTGFLTISIITMSATPFFKDHMDKISEILEKLPYFKDHTHDGEINFTNRRSEYPELESELNNHVIIVGLGLTGKNIAFSCEHMNVPYVCVDYDPIVVEREKLSGVPVIYGDGFSESVLKELKVTSANCLIVTTSNQDHLEAIVDAAKRLNPNIHVIVRTRYVKNVDKLYDAGADEVIPEEFETSIIMFRLVMDYYNKDMGEINTVLQELRGERYQTLRKFTLAEPDMENQILESVYVEDEKTLDDFDFDKYDLSAISVIRDDDMMQIDGDNFYLEEDDMVLFRGNKDNVEEFFNQTDKM; this is translated from the coding sequence ATGGATTTACAATTATTAGAAATGATTTCTATTGTTCTTATAACTGCTGTTATTGTTCTATTAATATTTAATAAACTTAAACTTCCATCTATGATTGGACTATTTTTAACTGGTATAATTCTAGGATTTTTTATTAAATCAACAACTGCAATTAGTGCCATATCAGAGCTTGGAGTAATATTTTTATTATTTATTATAGGACTCGAATTTTCAGCTGAGAAGTTCTCGGCAATCAAACATTATGCACTTATTGGAGGACTACTTCAGGTTGTATTAACAACATTAATTGTAGCATTAATAGCATTTGCTGTAGGAGTTCCAATTAATCAGGCAATATTCATGGGATTTTTAGTATGTTTCAGCTCAACTGCAATTGTAATGAAGATCATGCAAAAGAAGGGTTTAAATCATACACTTAAAGGAAAAGTAACTCTAGGAATACTTATCTTCCAGGATTTAGCTGTTATTGTTGTACTACTTCTAACACCAATACTTGGTGGTATGACTATTGACTTATCAAGTCTACCAAGTCTACTAATATCAGTAGTAGGACTAATTATTGTAATAGCAGTTGGTGGAATATGGGCTGTACCAAAAGCATTAGAAGAAGCAGCATCAACCAAAAATCGTGATCTTTTCATGCTTTTAATTCTCTTCATATGTCTTGGTACAACATATATAACAACACGTCTTGGAATAGGACCTGAACTTGGAGCATTTATAGCAGGTTTATTAATATCAAACACAGAATACAGCCACCAGACACTAGGATATATCCAACCATTTCAGGATGTTTTCATGAGCCTATTTTTAATATCAATAGGTTTAATGATAAATGTAGAATATTTCCTATATAACATAGTAATCATATTATTACTAGCTGCATGTATAATACTTATTAAATTTATAGCAACATTCATAACAGGAAGAATACTACATCTTAAAATACCAGATATTGTAGGAATATCAATACTACTAAGTCAGATTGGGGAGTTCTCATTTGTACTTGCAACTGAAGGAATGAAATATGGACTTCTAACAGCTGATATGTTCACAGGATTTTTGACAATAAGTATAATAACTATGTCAGCAACACCATTTTTCAAAGATCATATGGATAAAATAAGTGAAATACTTGAAAAACTACCATACTTTAAAGATCATACACATGATGGTGAAATAAATTTCACAAATCGTAGAAGTGAATATCCAGAACTTGAAAGTGAACTTAATAATCATGTTATAATAGTAGGACTTGGACTTACTGGTAAAAATATTGCATTTTCATGTGAACATATGAATGTACCATATGTATGTGTTGATTACGATCCAATAGTAGTAGAACGTGAAAAGCTAAGTGGAGTACCAGTAATATATGGTGATGGATTTTCAGAAAGTGTTCTTAAAGAATTAAAAGTAACATCAGCAAACTGTCTTATTGTAACAACATCAAATCAGGATCACTTAGAAGCTATTGTAGATGCTGCAAAAAGATTAAATCCAAATATTCATGTAATTGTAAGAACACGTTATGTTAAAAATGTGGATAAATTATATGATGCAGGTGCTGATGAAGTTATTCCTGAAGAATTTGAGACAAGTATTATAATGTTTAGACTTGTTATGGACTACTATAATAAGGATATGGGTGAAATTAACACAGTTCTACAAGAACTTAGAGGTGAAAGATATCAAACTCTTAGAAAATTCACTTTAGCTGAACCAGACATGGAAAATCAAATTCTTGAATCTGTTTATGTTGAGGATGAAAAAACATTAGATGACTTTGATTTTGATAAATATG